In Montipora foliosa isolate CH-2021 chromosome 13, ASM3666993v2, whole genome shotgun sequence, one DNA window encodes the following:
- the LOC137981935 gene encoding uncharacterized protein yields MVKDTVQSLKLENEKLKDKIQEIFGELQNLRDEVKAGRNGGQGNSSEVTDEGITMATLSNIQEDFKKYVKDKMSLIEKSVKHLSSQVDKISCSLDQVLEYSYSYNIKLVGVPELKQRESADETLQLCIRIFSSIAAEDGWPKPIICKFTRRIARDRVMASRREVTKINPADIGLRENSSLDRAVIYDHLSPRLQSLLSDAKKIKERYRFSFCWAKNSTIWLRKMKALVRSPSKIQVICLL; encoded by the coding sequence ATGGTAAAAGACACAGTCCAATCATTGAAACTGGAAAATGAGAAGTTAAAAgataaaattcaagaaatttttGGTGAATTACAAAACCTACGCGACGAAGTTAAGGCTGGCCGAAATGGCGGCCAAGGTAACTCATCTGAAGTTACTGACGAGGgaattaccatggcaactctGAGCAATATCCAAGAAGATTTTAAGAAGTATGTCAAGGACAAGATGTCTCTTATTGAAAAATCTGTCAAACATTTGTCATCTCAAGTGGATAAAATATCATGTTCACTGGATCAGGTATTGGAATATTCGTATTCATATAACATCAAGCTTGTAGGTGTTCCTGAACTTAAACAACGAGAAAGCGCCGATGAAACGTTGCAACTTTGCATTAGAATCTTCAGCTCAATTGCAGCTGAAGATGGATGGCCGAAACCGATTATTTGTAAGTTTACCCGGCGCATCGCTCGTGATCGTGTAATGGCTTCCCGTAGAGAAGTAACCAAGATCAATCCTGCAGATATTGGTCTCCGAGAAAACTCATCCTTAGATCGTGCTGTTATCTACGATCACCTTTCCCCACGATTGCAGAGTTTATTATCTGACGccaagaaaataaaggaaagataTCGTTTCTCATTTTGCTGGGCCAAGAACTCCACCATCTGGCTGAGGAAAATGAAAGCTCTCGTCCGGTCGCCATCAAAAATTCAAGTGATTTGTCTACTCTAA
- the LOC137981936 gene encoding uncharacterized protein, protein MVKDTVQSLKLENEKLKDKIQEIFGELQNLRDEVKAGRNGGQANSSEVTDEGITMATLSNIQEDFKKYVKDKMSLIEKSVKHLSSQVDKISCLLDQVLEYSYSYNIKLVGVPELKQRESADETLQLCIRIFSSIAAEDGWPKPIICKFTRRIARDRVMASRREVTKINPADIGLRENSSLDRAVIYDHHSPRLQSLLSDAKKIKERYHFSFCWAKNSTIWLRKMKALVRSPSKIQVICLL, encoded by the coding sequence ATGGTAAAAGACACAGTCCAATCATTGAAACTGGAAAATGAGAAGTTAAAAgataaaattcaagaaatttttGGTGAATTACAAAACCTACGCGACGAAGTTAAGGCTGGCCGAAATGGCGGCCAAGCTAACTCATCTGAAGTTACTGACGAGGgaattaccatggcaactctGAGCAATATCCAAGAAGATTTTAAGAAGTATGTCAAGGACAAGATGTCTCTTATTGAAAAATCTGTCAAACATTTGTCATCTCAAGTGGATAAAATATCATGTTTACTGGATCAGGTATTGGAATATTCGTATTCATATAACATCAAGCTTGTAGGTGTTCCTGAACTTAAACAACGAGAAAGCGCCGATGAAACGTTGCAACTTTGCATTAGAATCTTCAGCTCAATTGCAGCTGAAGATGGATGGCCGAAACCGATTATTTGTAAGTTTACCCGGCGCATCGCTCGTGATCGTGTAATGGCTTCCCGTAGAGAAGTAACCAAGATCAATCCTGCAGATATTGGTCTCCGAGAAAACTCATCCTTAGATCGTGCTGTTATCTACGATCACCATTCCCCACGATTGCAGAGTTTATTATCTGACGccaagaaaataaaggaaagatatcatttctcattttgcTGGGCCAAGAACTCCACCATCTGGCTGAGGAAAATGAAAGCTCTCGTCCGATCGCCATCAAAAATTCAAGTGATTTGTCTACTCTAA